A portion of the Pan troglodytes isolate AG18354 chromosome 10, NHGRI_mPanTro3-v2.0_pri, whole genome shotgun sequence genome contains these proteins:
- the LOC100608976 gene encoding LOW QUALITY PROTEIN: insulin-like growth factor 2 mRNA-binding protein 2 (The sequence of the model RefSeq protein was modified relative to this genomic sequence to represent the inferred CDS: inserted 1 base in 1 codon) — translation MMNKLFIGNLSPAVTAEDLRQLFGDRKLPLAGQVLLKSRYAFVDYPDQNWAIRTIETLSGQVELHGKIMEVDYSVSIKLRSRNIQIRNIPPHLQWEVLDGLLAQYGTVENVEQVNTDTETAVVNVTYATKEEVKIAMKKLSGHQFENHSFKISYIPDEGLSCPSPPQLAQRGDHSSWEQGQAPGGSSQARQIDFPLRILFPTQFVGAIIGKEGLTIKNITKQSQSRVDIYRQENSGAAEKPVTIHATPEGTSEACRMILEIMQKEADEAKLAEEIPLKILAHNGLVGRLIGKEGRNLKKNEHETGTKITISSSQDLSIYNPERTITMKGTVEVCASAEIEIMKKLREAFENDTLTVNTHFGYFSSLYPHHQFGPFPHHHSYPEQEIVNLFIPTQGVGAIIGKKGAHIKQLARFVGASIKIAPAEGPEVXRKVIITWPPESQFKAQGRIFGKLKEENFFNPKEEVKLETHIRVPSSTAGRVIGKGGKTVNELQNLISAEVIVPRDQTPDENEEMIVRIIGHFFASQTAQRKIREVVQQVKQQEQKYPQGVASQRSK, via the exons ATGATGAACAAGCTTTTCATCGGGAACCTGAGCCCCGCCGTCACCGCCGAAGACCTCCGGCAGCTCTTTGGGGACAGGAAGCTGCCCCTGGCGGGACAGGTCCTGCTCAAGTCCCGCTACGCCTTCGTGGACTACCCCGACCAGAACTGGGCCATCCGCACCATCGAGACCCTCTCGGGTCAAGTGGAATTGCATGGGAAAATCATGGAAGTTGATTATTCAGTCTCTATAAAGCTAAGGAGCAGGAACATTCAGATTCGAAATATCCCTCCTCACCTGCAGTGGGAGGTGTTGGATGGACTTTTGGCTCAATATGGGACAGTGGAGAATGTGGAACAAGtcaacacagacacagagaccgcTGTTGTCAACGTCACATATGCAacaaaagaagaagtaaaaatagccatGAAGAAGCTAAGCGGGCAccagtttgagaaccactccTTCAAGATTTCCTACATCCCGGATGAAGGGTTGAGCTGCCCTTCGCCCCCTCAGCTAGCCCAGCGTGGGGACCACTCTTCCTGGGAGCAAGGCCAAGCCCCTGGGGGCTCTTCTCAGGCCAGACAGATTGATTTCCCACTGCGGATCCTGTTCCCCACCCAGTTTGTTGGTGCCATCATCGGAAAGGAGGGCTTGACCATAAAGAACATCACTAAGCAGAGCCAGTCCCGGGTAGACATCTATAGACAAGAGAACTCCGGAGCTGCAGAGAAGCCTGTCACCATCCATGCCACCCCAGAGGGGACTTCTGAAGCATGCCGCATGATTCTTGAAATAATGCAGAAAGAGGCAGATGAGGCCAAACTAGCCGAAGAGATTCCTCTGAAAATCTTGGCCCACAATGGCTTGGTTGGAAGACTGATtggaaaagaaggcagaaatttgaagaaaaatgaacatgaaACAGGGACCAAGATAACAATCTCATCTTCGCAGGATTTGAGCATATACAACCCGGAAAGAACCATCACTATGAAGGGCACAGTCGAGGTCTGTGCCAGTGCTGAGATAGAGATTATGAAGAAGCTGCGTGAGGCCTTTGAAAATGATACGCTGACTGTTAATACCCACTTCGGATACTTCTCCAGCCTGTACCCCCATCACCAGTTTGGCCCGTTCCCGCATCATCACTCTTATCCAGAGCAGGAGATTGTGAATCTCTTCATCCCAACCCAGGGTGTGGGCGCCATCATCGGGAAGAAAGGGGCACACATCAAACAGCTGGCGAGATTCGTGGGAGCCTCCATCAAGATCGCCCCTGCGGAAGGCCCAGAGG AGCGGAAGGTCATCATCACCTGGCCACCAGAATCCCAGTTCAAGGCCCAGGGACGGATCTTTGggaaactgaaagaagaaaacttttttaaCCCCAAAGAAGAAGTGAAGCTGGAAACCCATATCAGAGTGCCCTCTTCCACCGCTGGCCGGGTGATTGGCAAAGGGGGCAAGACCGTGAATGAACTGCAGAATTTAATCAGTGCAGAAGTCATCGTGCCTCGTGACCAAACgccagatgaaaatgaggaaatgatCGTCAGAATTATCGGGCACTTCTTTGCTAGCCAGACTGCACAGCGCAAGATCAGGGAAGTTGTACAACAGGTGAAGCAGCAGGAGCAGAAATACCCTCAGGGAGTCGCCTCACAGCGCAGCAAGTGA